The Xylophilus rhododendri region CTGGCCTTCGGCACCGCCGCCACGCACGGCAGCAACGCGGCGATCTACAAGAAGCTGCCCTTCGACGTGGAGACCGACTTCGTGCCGGTGGCCCCGGTGCTGGACGTGTCCAATGTGCTGGTGATCAACCCAGACGTGATCGACGTGAAGACCCTCAAGGAGTTCGTCGCCGAGGTAAAGGCCCACCCCGGCAAGTACAACTACGCCTCCACCGGCAACGGCGCCGGCACCCACATGGCGTTTGCCGAGTTCAACGCCCGCACCGGCCTGCAGATGGTGCACGTGCCCTACAAGGGTGGCCCGGAAGCGATCACCTCGGTGGCGCGCGGCGAGACCTGCTGCATCATGAACCAGGTGCAGACGGTGCTGCCCCAGTACAAGGCCGGCAAGGTGCGGCTGCTGGGCGTGACGACGATCAAGCCGGTGCCGGCGATCAAGGAGGTGCCCACCATCGCCTCCAGCGGCCTGCCGGGCACCGAGGGTTTCGACAGTTCGATCTGGTTCGCGGTGTTCGCGCCCAAGGGCACGGATGCGGCCATCGTCTCCAAATTGAATGCGGCCATCGGCGCCGTCATGCAGGACCCGGAACTGCGCGCCAAATTCGAGGCCCAGGGCAACAGCATCCGCATCGAGGATCCGGCCCAGTTCAAAAAGACGGTGCACGACAACCGCCTGAAGTGGGCCGAGGTCGCCAAGGCCGCCAACATCAGCGTCGACTGAGGCCGCGGCGCCGCCGGCTACGAGGCTGCTCGCACATGGGGGCCGGGACGGTAGTGGTACCGATGCTCGGCCGGCAGGCCGCCCGACCGGCCGAAGCTGCGCAGCCTGACCCAGAAGGCCTGCCCTTCGGAGATGTGGAGGTCGGGAAAGATGAAGGTGTTGTCCTGTTCCAGGAGGATGCTCAGGGTGGGGAAACCCGTGCCGTGGATGGTGACTTCGAAACTCCGGTTGTCCGGATCTCCATCGCTCACCTGCAGGCGTTCCCCGCCGGCCAGCGTGCCGCCCTCTTGCACGCCCACGATGCGGGGGGCGTAAGGCGGTGGGTCCGGCGGGTAGGGGCCGGGCGGAGCCGGAGGCAGTGGCGGCAGCGGCGGCAAGCTGCTCTCCATGTGCCTGGCCTTGAGGATGCGCACGTTGAAATCGACCTGCGCATTGAAATGCAGGGAGCCGACCACCATGGTCAGGAGAGGCGACTGGTCCCAGTCGCGGTTCCAGTGCTCCACCTGGAAAGTCCTGCCCGGCAGGGTCATCTTGAAGAGCCTGGTCGCGTCGAAGCCGGTGTTGAAGTGCCCGTACACCAGCTCGCCCATGGCGACGAGTTCATCGGGCGAATTGTTGGCGAACATCACCCACAGCTTTTCCTCGGGATAGTTGCGCAACGGCAGCCGGTTGTTGAACCGTATGCCCTGCGGCGGCTGGTCCATCATTCCTTCCTCGGTCGGCAGCGGCCAATACTCCTTGTACTGGATGCGGCCGACACCGCGGTCGTCCAGGCGCAGGCCGATCCAGTTGCTGTCGGCGGGAAAGGGGGGAACCGGGATACGCGCGGCTTCCGCGGACCGGCTGTGGTCGTCGCTGGGAAAACTGAAGTCGGCGATGGGCGGCTGCCGGTGTTGGCCGCGGGTGCGGATCTCGACTTCCTCGCCGCCGAGGCTCAGCATGATCCTGAGACCGTCGTCGCGCGCTTGCGCGTGGGTTGAAGAGGACACCCGCCGGGACCATCTTCCATCGTCTGTTGGCATGTTGACTCCCCGCAATCCGAATGACCGCGTGAGTCCGAATGCTAGTGAGCGTGAGTCTGGAGGCGGGGGTGTTGCGCCTAGGCAGAAAGGGCTAGGGGCTGGGTCACTCGGCCTTGATGCCGCCGGTGCGGATCACTTTCTCCCAGCGCGCGTCGTCGCCGCTCACCACACGCTCCATCTCGGGCGCCGCGCCGCAGGTGTTCACCGCGCCGATGCGGGCGAACTGCTCTTTGGTCTCCGGCAGGCGGCAGGCTTCGAGCAGGGCGGCGACGATCTTGTCCGCGCGCTCCAGCGGCACCTTGGTCGGGCCCATCAGGCCGACCCAGACCGGCACGTCCATGCCCTGCAGGCCGGTGGCGCCGCCGACGGTGGGCGGATGGCCCAGCTCATCCAGGCGGTTCTTCGAGAAGGTGCCGAGCACCCGCGCCTTGCCGCTCTCCACCATCGGGTCGATCGAGGCCGCGCTGGTGATGATCATGCTGACCTGGCCGCCGAGCAGGTCGGTCAGCGCGGGCGATGCGCCGCGATAGGGCACATGCAGGATCTCGATGCCCGCGGCCTGTGCCAGCAGCGCGCCGGTCAGGTGCGAGACCGAGCCGTTGCCGGTGGAGGCGTAGCTCAGCTGGCCGGGCCTGGCCTTGGCGTCCTTCAGCACATCGGCCAGGGTCTTGTAGGGGCTGTCGCTGCGCACGGCCAGGGTCATGGGGGTGTCGGCCACCAGGGCGACCGATTGCAGGTCGCGTTTGGGGTCGTAAGGCAGCTTCTGCAGGTGCGGCGCCACGGTGATCGCGCCGCCGGTGGCCATCAGCAGCGTGGCGCCGTCGGTGGACTTGGCGACGGTGTCGGCCGCCACGATGCCGCCCGCGCCGGCCTTGTTCTCCACGATGACCGGAAAGCCCAGCTTCAGCGTGAGTTTGGTGCCCAGGTAACGCGCGATCACGTCCTGCGAGCCGCCGGCGGCGAAGGGCACGACGATGCGCAGCGGCTTGTCGGCCTGGGCGAAGGCGGAGGTGGCGAGGGCCGTGGCCAGCAGGGCGAGGGTGAGGCGGGAGGGGCGCAGGGACATGGGGGACTCCAGGCAAAACGAACAAGGCCCGCACTGAGCGGGCCTGCTGGACGGAAGTTTAAGCAGCTACATGGCTTGGGCCCAACATCTGGTGTGTCTGGTTTCAGTCGTGCAAGGACGACAGGAACTGCCTCAACTCCGGCGTCCGCGGATCGGCGAACAGCGACTGCGGCGAGCCCGTCTCGTGCACCCGCCCCTGGTGCATGAAGATCACCCGGTCGGCCACCTTGCGGGCGAAGGCCATTTCGTGGGTGACCATCAGCAGGGTCATGCCCTCGGCGGCGAGCGATTCCACCACCCGCAGCACCTCGCCGACCAGTTCGGGGTCGAGGGCCGAGGTGATCTCGTCGCACAGCAGCACGGCCGGCTCCATGGCGAGGGCCCGGGCGATGGCCACGCGCTGCTGCTGGCCGCCGGAGAGCTGGTCGGGCCGGGCGTCGAACTTCTCGCCCAGGCCGACGCGGTCGAGGAGCTTCTTCGCGAGTGCGGTGACCTGGGCCGTCGGCGTCTTCTTGACCAGCGTGGGCGCCAGCATCACGTTGCGGCCGACCGTGAGGTGCGGGAACAGGTTGAAGCCCTGGAAGATCATGCCCACGCGCTGGCGCAGGGCCCGCATGGCCTGCGGGCTGTCGTAGACCAGGGGCTGGCCGTCCACGGTGAGGGCGCCGTCCTGGAACTGCTCCAGGCCGTTGATGCAGCGCAGCAGCGTGCTCTTGCCCGAGCCGCTCTTGCCGATGATGGCGATGACCTCGCCGCGCTGCACTTCCAGGTCGATGCCCTTGAGCACCTCGTTCGTGCCGTAGGACTTACGCAGCCCGTGGATGGAAACGATGGAAGCGCCCGGCGCCGCGAGCGGCTTGGCGGCGTCGGCAACGGTTTCAGCGGCGATGGGCATGGTTCAGTTTCCTCTCGAGGGCGCGGGCACACAGGCTGATGGGAAAGCACAGCGCGAAATACATCAGCGCCAGGCAGGCATAGACGACGAAGGGGCGGAAGGTGGCGTTGGAGATCATGCTGCCGGCCTTGGTCAGCTCGACGAAGCCGATCACCGATGCCAGCGCAGTGCCCTTGACCACCTGCACCAGAAAACCCACGGTGGGCGCCACCGCCAGGCGGGACGCCTGCGGCAGGATCACATGGCGCAGCTGTTCGCCGAAGGACAGCGCCAGGCTGCCCGAGGCCTCCCACTGGCCCTTGGGCACGGCTTCCACGCAGCCGCGCCAGATGTCGGTGAGGTAGGCGCTGCTATAGAGCGTGAGCGCCAGCGCGGCCGACACCCAGGGCGAGGTGTCGATGCCGAACAGCGCCAGCCCGAAGTAGGACAAAAACAGCTGCATCAGCAGCGGCGTGCCCTGGAAGAGCTGCACGTAGCCGGCGACGCAGCGCCGCACGACGGGGCCGCGCGCCAGGCGCAGCACCAGCAGCAGCAGGCCGACGATGCCGCCGCCGACGAAGGCGACCAGCGACAGGTAGACCGTCCACTGCGCGGCGATCAGCAGGTTGCGCAGGATGTCCCAGAGGGTGAATTCGACCATGAACGTGGACTCCTAGCGGCCGAACAGCAGCCGCGGACCGGCCCAGTTCAGCAGGCGGCGCAGCACGATGGCCAGCACCAGGTAGACGAGCGTGGCGACGATCGAGGCTTCGAAGGAGCGGAAGTTGCGGCTCTGGATCAGGTTGGCGGCGTAGCTCAGCTCGGGCACCGAGATCTGGCCGCAGACCGCCGAGCCGAGCATCACGATGATGATCTGGCCGGTCATGGCGGTCCACACCTTGGCCAGGGCCGGCGGCAGCACCACCCGGGTGAAGATCTGCATGCGGCCCATGGCCAGGCTCTGTGCCGCCTCGATCTGGCCCGGGGGCGTGGCGGCGATGCCGGAGCGGATGATCTCGGTGGCGTAGGCGCTGAGGTTGATCACCATGGCGATCACCGCCGCCGTCTCGGGCGTCAGCTTCACGCCGGCTGCCGGCAGGCCGAAGAAGATGAAGAAGAGCTGCACGATGAAGGGCGTGTTGCGGATCAACTCCACATAGCTGCCCACCACCAGCTTGAGCCAGGCCGGCCCGCTGGCGCGCGACCAGGCGAAGGCCACGCCCACCACCAGGCCGATGACGGTGGCGACGGCCGTCAGGCCTATCGTCCAGCACACGCCGGTCAGCAGCAGCGGCCATTCGGCCAGCACCGCGGGGAAATCGAGTTGGATACGCACGTGCAGCACTCGCTCGGATGGTTGTTGTCGGGATGGCGGGGCTCAGGCGCCGCCCTGTGGAGGGCGGCGTGGGCCGGCCGGCTTTAGAGCGGCAGTTCGCCGGTGGTGCGGCCGAGCCACTTCTTGGACATGGCGTCCAGCGTGCCGTCCTTCTTGGCGTCGGCGATGATGGCGTTGACCTTGTTCTTGAGCGCGTCCTCGCCCTTGTTCATGCCGACGAAGCAGGGGCTGTCCTTGAGCAGCAGCTTGTATTCGGCGCCGATCTTGGGGTTCTTCAGGATCATGTTGGCGGCGACCTGCGCGCTGGTGGCGATGGCCTGGGTCTGGCCGGCCACGTAGGCGGCGATGGTGGCGTTGTTGTCCTCGAAGCGGCGCACGTCCACGCCGGTCGGGATCATCTTGTTGAGTTCCTGGTCTTCCATGGCGCCGCGGGTCACGGCCACGGTCTTGCCGGCCAGGTCCTGGTAGCTCTTCACGTTGACGCTCTTGGGCGCGAACACGGCCTGGAAGAAGGGCGCGTAGGCGGCGCTGAAGTCGAGCACCTTCTCGCGCTCGGCGTTCTTGCCCAGGGTGGAGATCACCAGGTCGGCCTTGCCGGTCTGCAGGTAGGGGATGCGGTTGGCGCTGCTGACGGGGATCAGCTCGGCCTTCACGCCCAGCTTGGCGGCGATCAGGCGGGCCATGTCGATGTCCAGGCCCTGGGGCGCCATGTCGGGGCCGACGAAGCCGTAGGGCGGGTAGTCGGTGGGGATGGCGATCTTGAGCGTCTTGGACTTCATCACGTTGTCCAGGGCGGCTTGGGCGTGGACACCGGCGGCGCACAGCGCGGACGCGGCGGCGATCAGGCCGAGGACGAGGGGACGGCGGGCGAGAGTCATAACAAAGCTCCGAGATAGGTAGCGGGGGTTTCGGGGGAGGGTGGCTTGCCGTCGGACCTGGCCGGCGGCGATGGGGAAGCGGTGTTCTTGTCGACCGGCGCGAGTGCGTCGCGCAGGCCGCTCAGCGGGTCCTCGTCGGCCGAGGCAGGCTGCAGGCGCAGGGCGTCCTTCACCGAGCCGATGTGGGCGGCCATCAGGGCCTGGGCACGCTCGGTGTCGCCGGCTTCCAGCGCGGCGACGATCTGCACGTGGTCCTCGCAGGACTGCGCCGCATCGTGCGAGGACTGGTAGAGCATGGCGATCAGCGTGGTGCGGGCGGTGAAGTCGCGCAGGGTGTCGGCCAGCAGGTGGTTGCCCAGGCATTCGGCCAGGCAGACATGGAAGTCGCCCAGCAGGAAGCTGCGCGCGCCCACGTCGCTGCCGCGCACGGCGGCCTTCTCGCGCTGCAGGTGGCTCTTCAACTGCTTGATCGCGGCCTTGCCCATGGGCGGCATCTCGCGGATCAGGCCGACCTCGATCACCCGGCGCGCCTCGAAGGCCTCGCGGGCCTCGTCGCGCGAGGGCTCCACCACGAACCAGCCGCGCCGGGCGCTGACGGTGACGATGCCGCGGGTGGCCAGCCGGGTCAGGGCTTCCCGGACGATGGTGCGGCTGCAGTCGAACAGCATGGCCAGCTGCTGCTCGCCCAGGCGGGTGCCGGGGGCGAGCTTCTGGGCCATGACGGCTTCGATGATGCGGCTGCTGATGTCGGCTGCGGAGGGCATGCAGCCTGATGAGCAGAAACCGTGCCACTGGTATACAAGCCCTGTGCACCGGAATGGTGGCGCTTGATGCACCAGCTTTGTCGCAGGGCCGCTCGCGACGCACCAAAAACTACAAACGCCCGGCCTGAATCCGGGCCGGGCGTCGAGGAGAGCGCAGCTGTCTCAGGGCTTGGGGCCGCGCTCCCCCGGCGCCGGATGCTGCACACCGGCCACGATGCGCGCCGGCCGCTGGAAGTGGAAGTACGCCGTCGACCAGTCGAACAGCACTGCCAGCCGGTTGCGGAAACCGATCAGGAAATAGATGTGCGCGAACAGCCAGAACAGCCAGGCGCCGGTGCCGGAGAAGCGGATCGGCTTCTTCGGCCAGGGCGCCTGCAGGTCGACCACCGCCGCGCGCCGGCCGATGGTGGCCAGGTTGCCGTAGTCGGCATAACGGAAGGGCTCGGTCGGCTTGCCGGCCAGGCGGCGCAGGATGTTGGCGGCGGCGGCGCGGCCCATCTGCTTGGCGCCGGGCGAGACGCCGGGCACCGGCTTGGGCGGCTGGCCGGGCACATGGCTCTGTGCCGCGGCCAGGTCGCCGATGGCGGAGATCTCGGGGAAGTTCTGGATCGACAGGTCGGGCTCGACGGCGATGCGGCCGGCGCGGTCCACGCTGGCGCCGGTGGCGCTGCCCAGCAGGCGGGCCAGCGGTGAGGCAGAGACGCCCGCCGCCCAGATCATGCAGCGGCTGGGAATGCGCACCGAGCCGGCCTCGCCGGCATCCACGTTCAGGCCTTCGCGGTCGATGTGGGTGACGCGGGTGCTCAGCCGCACATCCACGCCCAGGTGCACCAGCTGCGCCTCGGCCTTCTGCGACAGCTCGGGCGGGAAGGCCGCCAGCACCCGCGGGCCGCCCTCGACCAGCAGGACCTGCGCGGTGCTCGGGTCGATGTGGCGGAACTCGCCCGGCAGCACCTTGTGGGCGATCTCGGAGAGCATGCCGGCCATCTCCACGCCGGTAGGCCCCGCGCCGATCACGACGAAGGTCAGCAGGGCCTTGCGGCGCTCGGGGTCGGTCTCGCGCTCGGCCGCCTCGAAGGCCAGCAGCACCCGGCGGCGGATGCGGAAGGCGTCGTCCAGCGTCTTCAGGCCGGGTGCATAGGGCGCCCATTCGTCGTGGCCGAAATAGCCGTGGCCGGCGCCGGCCGCCACGATCAGGTGGTCGTAGGGCAGGGAGGTGCCGTCGGCCAGCGCCACCTGGCGGCTGGCCGGATCGATGCCGACCGCCTCGGCCAGCAGCACGGTGACGTTGGGCTGGTGGCGGAACAGGTGGCGGATCGGCGCCGAGATGGAGGGCGCGGCCAGCCCCGCCGTGGCTACCTGGTAGAGCAGGGGCTGGAAGAGGTGGTGGTTGGCGCGGTCGATCAGCGTCACGTCGACGGGGCGTCGCGCAGGGCGCGGGCGGCTTCGAGGCCGCCGAAGCCGCAGCCGATGATCAGGACCTTGGGGCGGGATTGACGGGGATTAGGGTTTACGAGGGCTTGCATTTTGCTGACATCATGCCATGGCATATGGTGCGCCGCAGCATGGGCCGGCCTCGTGGCGGCCGCGCTGTATGCTGCTGCGCCCTATAAGAAACAGAGACTCCCCTTGACCGCCGACACGCCGCACACCCTGCCGATCCCGCCCATCGCCTCTCCCGTGCCCCGCGCCATGCGGCGCGTGTTCTGCCTGGAAGACCTGGAGGAGGCGGCGCGCCGTTTCCTGCCGCCCGCCATCTTTTCCTATGTGGTCAGCCCGGCCGAGACCGGCGCCACGCTGCACGACAACCGCCGGGTGTTCGACGAGATCCGCTTCATCCCCCGAGTGTTGCGCAATGTGGCGGCCCGTTCGATCGGGACCACCCTGCTGGGTCGGGAATACGCCGCGCCCTTCGGCATCGCGCCCATGGGCGTGAGTGCGCTGACGGCCTACCGCGGCGACCGGGTGCTGGCCGAGGCGGCGGCGCGCGCCAATATCCCGATGGTGATGAGCGGCTCCTCGCTCACCCGCATGGAGGAGGTGGCCGAGGCCGCGCCGCATAGCTGGTTCCAGGCCTATCTGCCGCCCACGCCCGAACGCATCGCCGCCCTGGTGGACCGCGCGGCGCGGGCCGGCTTCGGTACTTTGGTGGTCACCGTGGACGTGGCCGTGCGCGGCAGCACCGAGCACTACGAACGCGCCGGCTTCAGCAGCCCCTTGAAGCCGGACTGGCGCCTGCTCTGGGGCGGCGTCACCCATCCGCGCTGGGCGCTGGGCACCTTCGCGCGCACGCTGCTGACCGGCGGCCTGCCGCACTTCGAGAACAGCGACAACGACAAACGCATCGCCATCGTGGCGCGCAACGTGGTGCGCGAGTTCAGCGGCCGGGCGCACCTGGACTGGAGCGCCATGCGCCGCATCCGCGAGCAGTGGAAGGGCAAGCTGGTGTTGAAAGGCGTGCTGCATCCGCAAGACGCGGTGACCGCGCGCGACGAGGGCATGGATGCGATCGTGCTGTCCAACCACGGCGGCCGGCAGCTCGACGGCGCCGTCTCGCCGATGCGGGTGCTGCCGGCGGTGCGCGCGGCGGTGGGCGATGCGATGCCCATCCTGATCGACAGCGGTTTCCGGCGCGGCACCGATGTGCTCAAGGCGCTGGCGCTGGGCGCGGACTTCGTGCTGGTCGGCCGGCCCTTCAATTACGCCGCGACGGTGGGTGGGGCGGCGGGCGTGGCCCATGCCGCCGGCCTGCTGGCGCGCGAGACCGAGATGGCGCTGGGTATGCTCGGCGTCCATCGCATTGCCGATCTCTCGCCCGAGCTGCTGATGCTGCGGCCGGAAAGCTTTCTGTCCTGACCTAGAAGCATGTCCTCCACCTTCTCTCCTCCCTGGACGCCGCTGGAGCGGCTGGATTCCCAAATCAAGGAACGCGGTTTCGCCGCCCTGCAGCCGGCCGATGTGTGCCGCTGGGCCGGCACCGAGGCGGCTGCGCTGAACGCCCTGCGCCCCGACTGGAACGGCCTGCCGCCGGACGAGTACCTGAAGGACGGCGGCAACTACCGGCGCCGCCGCCATGCATGCTTCGTCGTCGACGGGCAGCGCATCGAGCAGACGCCGCACCGCCCGCACTGGCAGCCGGTGCAGTACAACGCCCTGCACGGCGGCATGCAGCGCTGGTTCGCGCCCATGCTCGACCGCACCGTGGCCGATCCGGCCTGGAAGGGCCTGCTGCGCGCCCTGGCCGATGCGGCCACCGCTCTGCGCGGGCCGCAGCCCTGGTACATCGAGGCGCACCAGTTCCGCATCGACACCACCGACGGCATCGGCCGGCCCACGCCCGAAGGCGCGCACCGCGACGGCGTGGACCTGGTGGCCGTGTTCCTGGTGGAGCGCGAAGGCATCAAGGGCGGTGAGACCCGTGTGTTCGAGGCCGACGGCCCGAACGGCCAGCGTTTCACCCTGGCCGAGCCCTGGTCGCTGCTGCTGCTGGACGATCCGCGCATGATCCACGAGTCCACGCCGATCCAGCCGCTGGGCGGGCAGGGCGGCGGCCACCGCGATACCCTGGTGCTGACCTGCCGGGCCGGCGGATTCCAGGGAGACGGCGTGGTCTGAGGCGCTGTCATGGACGCTTACCTCCGGGCTGGCGCGGCGGGGCATAACAGGGCCGGGCCATGACCCGTTCCGCATCACAGGCAGACAGCCAAAGGAGAAAGACCATGTTCCAGAAGATCCTCGTTCCCGTCGACGGCTCGGACACCTCCATCGCCGCCATCCACCGGGCGGTGACCATCGCGCGGGCCTTCGGCAGCACGGTCACCGTGGTCTCGGTGATCGACCCCTATCCCTTCACCGGCGTGAGCAGCGACATGGCCTACGGCCAGGAGCAGTACCTGGTGGCCGCCAACAACGAAGCCGCCGCCGCGCTGGACCTCGCGCGCAACGCGGCCTCCGGCCTGGGCTTCGAGGTGGAGGTGCTGGTGGTCGAGGGCCATGCGGTGCACCGCGGCATCGTGGAGACGGCCGAAAGCGTCGATGCCGACCTGATCGTGATCGGCTCGCACGGCCGCCGCGGGCTGGAGAAACTGGTGCTGGGCAGCGTCACCCAGCGGGTGCTGGGCGATGCACACATGCCGGTGCTGGTGGTGCGGGACTGAGCTTCAGTCGCGCACATCGGCCAGCAGCTGCTGGCCGAAATCCGCACGCGCCAGATAAGCCAGCACCGCACGTGCCGTGTCTTCGGCCGACACCAGCTGGCCGCTGCCGTGCAGGCCGGCGAAACGGGCCTGGTCGGGGAAGGCCGCCGGATCGCCGCCGCGCAGCTGCTGTTGCATGTCGGTGTCGATCACGCCAGGCGCCAGGGCGCAGAGCCGGGCGCCGTTGGGGCGCTGCGCTTCGTCGAGGGCGGCGCAGCGGGTGAACATGTCCATGCCCGCCTTGATCGAGCAGTAGGCCGATTGGGACGCCATCGGGCGCCGCCCCAATCCCGAGGAGATGTTCAAGACCTTGCGCGGCACTGTCCAGCCGGCGGTCGCCGACAGGAAGGCCGAGCTCAGGAGCATCGGCGCTTCCAGGCCCACACGCAGGGCGGCCACGGTATCGGCCGGCGCTGCATCGCGCAGGGGCACGGCCGGTGGCATGAGCGCTGCGTTGTTGACGAGGGTGGCGCTGGCGAAGGCGTCCGGCTGCAGCTTGGCGATCCACTCGGCCAGGCGGGCGGCCACACTCGCGCCGTCGGCCAGGTCGGCTTGCCACTGGGTGAGTCCGGCGGCGCTGGCCAGGCTGTCGTCGCGCTTGCGGGAAATGCAGAGCAGGGTGTTGCCGGCCGACAGCAGCTGGCGGGCCATGGCCTGGCCCAGTCCGCGCGAGGCGCCGGTCAGGATGAAGAGATGGGTGCTTTGCGTCATGTCGAAATTCTCAGAAAGGCACGGCGCTGTCGAAATGCAGCGCGGCGCCGGTGGCGGGGTGGGTGAATCCGAGCGCGCAGGCATGCAGCAGCAGCCGATCCGCACGCCCGGCGGCGGCGCCGCCATACAGCGCATCGCCCAGGATCGGATGGCCGATGGCCTGCAGATGCACCCGCAGCTGGTGGGTGCGGCCGGTGAGGGGTTCGAGTTCGACGCGGCTGCTGGTCTCGTCCACCCGCTGCATCACACGCCAGCGGGTGATGCTGGGTTTGCCCGCCGCCATGTCCACCTTCTGCAGCGGCCGGCGCGGCCAGTCGGCGATCAGCGGCAACTCGATGCGGCACCAGCCTTCGGCATCCGGCGCGTCGGGCGCGGGCAGGCCATCGACCACCGCCACGTACCGCTTGAAGACCTCGCGCCGTGCAAAAGCCTGGCCCAGCGCGGCTTGTGTCGCGGCGTCGCGGGCCAGCACCATCAGGCCGGAGGTGGCCATGTCGAGCCGGTGCACGATCAGCGCATCGGGCCACTGCGCCTGCACCCGGGCGCTGAGACAGTCCTGCTTGTCTTCCCCGCGGCCGGGCACGGCCAGCAGTCCGGCGGGTTTCTCGACGACCAGCAGATGCGCGTCGACATGGACCGCCGCCGGGCTCAAGACTCCTCGCCCTGCACCAGGCGCTGCACGGTGGCGCAGAGCTCCTCGACATCGTTGGGCTTGTGGATCAGGGCGCGGGCGCCTTCCAGCCGAGCCGCCTTCTCGATCTCGGACGTCACATAGCCGGAGGCCAGCGCCACCGGCAGGTCGGCACGGATCAGCCGGGCCTCGCGCGCCAGGTCCAGGCCGCTGTAGCCGGGCATGTTGTAGTCGGTGACCAGCAGGTCGAAGGCCTGCGGATCGGCCCGCAAAGCCGCCTCGGCCTGGCGTGGATCCGAGAAACCGGTGACCCGGAAACCCCTTCGGCGCAGCAGGCGCTCCACCAGGAAGACCAGCGCCTTGTCGTCGTCCACATACATCACGTGCCGGCCATTGCCCTGGGCGGCGGGCGCGGGCGGGAGCCGGCGCTCGGCCTTGCCGCTGGGCTGGCCTTCGGCCGTGATCGCGGCGGGAAAGTACAGGGTGAAGGTGCTGCCCTTGCCCGGGGTGCTGCGCACATCGGTGGCGCCCTGGTGGGTGCGCATCACGCCGTGCACCACGGCCAGTCCGAGGCCGGTGCCCTTGCCGACTTCTTTTGTCGTGAAGAAGGGCTCGAAGATGCGCTGCAGCGTGGCGCTGTCGATGCCGCTGCCGGTGTCGCTCACCGTCAGCGCCTCGTAGGCGCCGGGCGCCAGGCCCAGGCGCTCGCAGGTGCGCTGGTCGGGCTGGGCGAGGTCGAGTTTCACGGTGACCGTGCCGCGGGGCTCGCCGATCGCATGGATGGCATTGGTGCACAGGTTGAGCAGGGCCTGCTCCACCTGGGTGGCATCGGCCATCACCGGCGGCAGCTCGGCCGCCAGGTCCAGCCGCAGCTCGATGCCGGGCGGCAGGGTGACGCGCAGCAGGCGCTCGGTTTCGTGCACCACGGCCGAGAGCGACACCGGCGCGCGCTGCGTCGGCTCGTTGCGGCTGAAGGTCAGGATCTGGCGCACCAGGTCGCGTGCGCGCCGGCCGG contains the following coding sequences:
- a CDS encoding universal stress protein, with product MFQKILVPVDGSDTSIAAIHRAVTIARAFGSTVTVVSVIDPYPFTGVSSDMAYGQEQYLVAANNEAAAALDLARNAASGLGFEVEVLVVEGHAVHRGIVETAESVDADLIVIGSHGRRGLEKLVLGSVTQRVLGDAHMPVLVVRD
- a CDS encoding 2OG-Fe dioxygenase family protein; translated protein: MSSTFSPPWTPLERLDSQIKERGFAALQPADVCRWAGTEAAALNALRPDWNGLPPDEYLKDGGNYRRRRHACFVVDGQRIEQTPHRPHWQPVQYNALHGGMQRWFAPMLDRTVADPAWKGLLRALADAATALRGPQPWYIEAHQFRIDTTDGIGRPTPEGAHRDGVDLVAVFLVEREGIKGGETRVFEADGPNGQRFTLAEPWSLLLLDDPRMIHESTPIQPLGGQGGGHRDTLVLTCRAGGFQGDGVV
- a CDS encoding RluA family pseudouridine synthase, translating into MSPAAVHVDAHLLVVEKPAGLLAVPGRGEDKQDCLSARVQAQWPDALIVHRLDMATSGLMVLARDAATQAALGQAFARREVFKRYVAVVDGLPAPDAPDAEGWCRIELPLIADWPRRPLQKVDMAAGKPSITRWRVMQRVDETSSRVELEPLTGRTHQLRVHLQAIGHPILGDALYGGAAAGRADRLLLHACALGFTHPATGAALHFDSAVPF
- a CDS encoding SDR family NAD(P)-dependent oxidoreductase, with protein sequence MTQSTHLFILTGASRGLGQAMARQLLSAGNTLLCISRKRDDSLASAAGLTQWQADLADGASVAARLAEWIAKLQPDAFASATLVNNAALMPPAVPLRDAAPADTVAALRVGLEAPMLLSSAFLSATAGWTVPRKVLNISSGLGRRPMASQSAYCSIKAGMDMFTRCAALDEAQRPNGARLCALAPGVIDTDMQQQLRGGDPAAFPDQARFAGLHGSGQLVSAEDTARAVLAYLARADFGQQLLADVRD